A stretch of the Saccharolobus caldissimus genome encodes the following:
- a CDS encoding restriction endonuclease subunit S, with the protein MSEYVETEISEFPKEWEVKRLKDIVIKAKMGGTPRRNISEYWNGNIPFVKIQDMTESGKYLYTTKEFITEKGLEKSNAWIVPKDSLLLAIYGSVGSIAINKISVATNQAIVGIIPKNSIVNTEFLYYWYLYFKPYWYKFIKKGTQPNLTLGIVLDSPVPLPPLEEQKKIVETLQKASEIHSVLKDYITQARDNINSLRRKIIGELVTKGIGHEEFNETEICEFPKEWEVKRLSEIAELQRGLSYSGKEKSSKEIPDGYLFLTLNSIREGGGLKEDGWTWIKSDRLKERHFVREGDIVIANTEQSKDGSLIGSPAIVHFPEWYKKEKAVYSHHISKLTLKINKIDINFLFYYLSFAQPLARKYHTGTGVWGLNTDSWAKDLSVPIPPLEEQKKIVETLQKADELYTQLNDFLQNMENEADSLFKSILRFAVTGRLTENWRKQITLLRSLVIPYIVYQASKIKGRPVYMTELMKYLFLLQKEYNINLAYNFEPYKYGPFTPQVYRDLEDLKDKVEVKEVKDDVDKSLITSKELPQLDQNIANAINDLLNRFGNKNLKELLAYVYKKYPEYTVRSELNLDDFK; encoded by the coding sequence TAAATACCTATATACGACTAAAGAATTTATTACCGAAAAAGGACTAGAAAAATCCAATGCTTGGATAGTTCCAAAGGATTCGTTATTGTTAGCAATATATGGTTCCGTAGGATCTATTGCAATTAATAAAATATCTGTAGCAACAAATCAAGCAATTGTGGGCATAATACCCAAAAATAGTATAGTAAATACAGAATTCCTATATTATTGGTATTTATACTTTAAGCCCTATTGGTATAAATTCATTAAAAAAGGCACTCAGCCTAATCTCACGCTTGGAATAGTTTTAGATAGTCCAGTTCCTCTACCTCCATTAGAGGAACAAAAGAAGATAGTAGAAACACTTCAAAAAGCTAGCGAGATTCACTCAGTATTAAAGGATTATATTACACAAGCTAGGGATAATATAAATTCTCTAAGGAGAAAAATTATAGGTGAATTAGTAACCAAAGGTATAGGACACGAAGAATTCAATGAGACTGAGATCTGTGAGTTTCCTAAGGAATGGGAAGTAAAGAGATTAAGCGAAATAGCTGAGTTACAGAGAGGTTTAAGTTATAGCGGAAAGGAAAAGTCGTCGAAGGAGATCCCAGACGGTTACCTTTTCCTTACTCTAAACAGTATAAGGGAAGGTGGCGGATTAAAGGAGGACGGATGGACGTGGATCAAGAGCGATAGGTTAAAGGAAAGACACTTCGTGAGAGAGGGAGATATAGTAATAGCAAACACCGAACAATCTAAGGATGGCTCACTAATAGGTTCTCCCGCCATAGTTCATTTTCCAGAGTGGTATAAGAAAGAAAAGGCAGTATACTCTCACCATATATCTAAGTTAACATTAAAGATTAATAAAATAGATATCAATTTCCTATTCTATTATTTGTCTTTCGCACAACCATTAGCTAGAAAATATCATACTGGGACAGGTGTATGGGGACTCAATACAGATTCTTGGGCTAAGGATCTATCAGTTCCTATACCTCCTTTAGAGGAACAAAAGAAGATAGTAGAAACACTTCAGAAAGCAGATGAGCTGTATACCCAACTTAACGACTTTCTACAAAATATGGAAAATGAGGCAGACTCTCTGTTCAAATCAATTCTAAGATTTGCCGTAACGGGTAGACTAACGGAAAACTGGAGGAAACAGATAACCTTACTGAGATCGCTAGTTATACCCTACATAGTTTACCAGGCATCGAAGATCAAAGGGAGGCCAGTCTATATGACCGAACTTATGAAATACCTATTTCTCCTTCAAAAAGAGTACAACATTAACTTAGCCTATAACTTTGAGCCTTACAAATATGGTCCTTTCACACCACAAGTGTATAGGGATCTTGAGGACCTTAAGGATAAAGTGGAGGTTAAGGAAGTTAAGGACGATGTGGATAAGAGTTTAATTACATCAAAGGAGTTACCGCAGCTAGATCAGAACATTGCCAATGCAATAAACGACCTGTTAAACAGATTTGGTAATAAGAACCTTAAGGAGCTGTTGGCATATGTGTATAAGAAATATCCAGAATATACTGTAAGATCGGAATTAAATTTAGATGATTTTAAATAA